The genomic segment TATAACCTGGATTACAGCAACCGTCCTTATAGTGATAAGTGGAATGGTTATACCTATAAAAAGAAGGATAAAGAGACGAAAGAGGAACATGAATTCACCGTGTATGGATACAAGGATTCTGCCTTCAAACTCAGCAACTACATGAAGACGCATCTTCTGTGGACAGAGGCTGAGTTGAAGGAACGTGGCGAACTTCTGATGAGGAATTTTCTTAAACTATGGCCCATGATAACATCGCAGTATAAGCCACTTGAAAGGGAAATGGAACTTGTTTCTATTGATGACGATGACACAGAGCTGAAGGGCAGAAGTATTTCGGGGTTCCGCTATAAGGGAGCTCGACACGAAGTTTTGTCATGGAAAATGATGCTGATGGAAATGTGCAAGCTCATCTTCAACGAAAAGCCATCTGAAATGCTCTATTTGGCCACTCGCAACAACAACCTATATTCGCATGAACAGAATTACACGACGAAAGTTGCTGATAATTGTTATGTGTGGTCATCTAATGATACGAGAACGAAACGGTCGGTTCTGCTTTATATTATGAAAGAAGTTGGTATCAATCCTTCTGACCTAGAGCTTGAATTAGTACCGCTAAATGATAATGCAATCTCTGACAGCGTAGAGGACTAATGATGTTCAAAACGCCGATAAATAAAGGTCTTGAGAGGATTTGGCGATAACATTCAAGATGGTTAAACTATGGAATTTATACAACATATTTGTACCAAGTACATGTAACTAATTGATACTCATATATGATTACATTCGAGGAGGTGAAGTAAGGAAATCATTATCTTTGCAGTGATGATGAAAGCAACGGAGATTATCAAATACATGGAGTCGCTATACAATGAGGAACAGCGGCAGGTGTTGATGCGGTTCTTCAAGACAGGAAAAGGGGAGTATGGCGAAGGTGATGAGTTCTTGGGATTGAAAGTTCCTCAGACGCGCGAGATTGTCAAGCAATGCAAAGACTGTCCGTTGAGTGAAGTACCTGAGTTGTTGATGTCTCGTTGGCATGAGGTGAGGCTTTGTGGTCTGCTGCTGATGGTATCGCAGTTTGAACGACTTTCGAAAAAACGGCTGGAATATGATGGCGAGGCAATCAGAAAGCGCGACGAAATTCTGACCATGTATCTGCAATATGCCGACCGAGCCAGCAACTGGGATTTAGTGGATCTCTCGGCTCCGAAAATCTTGGGGGCGTGGCTGTTGTTGCCGACCCAACTTGATGACGGGACAGACAGTCATAAGTTACAGGTGCTTGATGGGTTGGCGAGGAGTCAGAGCCTATGGAGACAGCGGATAAGTATGGTCTGTACGTGGACAACCTCACAGCAGGGCGATGCCTCGTGGTGCTTGCGTTATGCTGAGATGCACTTGCATCATTCGCACGACTTGATGCATAAGGCTGTTGGTTGGATGTTGCGTGAGATGGGTAAGCGTGTCTCAATGGATTTACTTCGTGGTTTCCTGTGTCGCCATGCTCACGAGATGCCTCGCACCGCCCTCCGTTACGCCATAGAAAAGATGTCTGAGGAAGAGCGCCGGGAGTGGCTGCGCTTTTCAATAAAATCTCAGAAATAAAAAAATGGAGAACACTTGCGCGTTCTCCATTTTTCTTCTGTTTCCTGCTTTTTCCTGACTTCATCACTTTTTTGCGCCATCATATAGCGCACAATGATAATCAGCGAGTTACGTAAAATTATTGGGTGGTTTGGGTGGCGCAAGCGAAAAACGTGTACCTTTGCACCATGTATGTACGCAAGAAACACAATCGTTCCGGCTCTACAAGTGTGGTAGTGGTCAGTAAAGCGAGTGGAAAGTATAAAGAAATAAAATCGTTTGGCTCCTCTACATCCGAAGAGGAAATACATTCATTATGCGATAAGGCTGCTGCATGGATACGTTCATTTGGCGGTCAGCAAGAACTTGACTTTGATGACCGCAAGGGAAAGGAAGTCGAGGAGACAGAGCGTTTCCTTAGCAATATTGACAACGTGTTGATAAACGGTACTCGGCTTCTGCTTGATCAAGTCTATGACAGCATCGGCTTCAACCGGATTCCCGATGAGATTCTGCGTCATTTGGTAATCGCAAGGGTGTCGCAGCCCAGAAGCAAACTTGCCACAGTAGATTACCTGAAGTCATATTATGATGAAGATGTTGACCTCAACCACATCTATCGCTACATGGACAAGCTCTACAATACCCAGATGGAGCTTGCGCAGCAGATTAGCGTAGAGCACACCCGGAAACTGTTCGGAGGCAAGATTGGATTGATGTTCTACGACGTGACGACGCTCTACTTTGAGACAGCACAGACGGACGTATTGCGTGAACCGGGGTTTTCAAAGGATGGAAAGACGGCAGAGTCACAGGTTATACTCGGTCTGCTTGTATCAGAAGGAGGCTACCCGCTTTCATACTCTCTGTTCAACGGCAGCCAGTATGAGGGCTTCACCATGATACCAATGATAGATGACTTCAAGCAGCGTTTCAATCTGGGGAAAGATTTTGTTGTGGTGGCAGACTCAGGCTTGATGAACAAGAACAATGTCACTTTGCTGCAGGAGGCTGGCTACAACTACATACTTGGAGCCCGCATCAAGAGCGAGAGCGCAAGCGTGAAGCAATGGATTCTCTCTTTAGAGAAGGTTGATAAAGCCTGTTACGACTACAAACGTGAGAATGGGGAAAGACTTATCGTCAGTTATTCCGACAAGCGTGCAAAGAAGGATGCCTACAACCGTGACCGCGGAATTGTCCGATTGAGAAAAGCCTATAAGACCGGACGCATCACGAAGAGTCAGGTGAACAAGCGTGGCTACAACAAGTTTCTTGAAATCAGCAAGGACATAGAAGTCGTCATCAGCGAAGAGAAGATTGCAGAGGACTGCCAGTGGGACGGACTCAAGGGCTACATCACCAATACAGACCTTGACGCCGAGCGTGTCATTGCCGAGTATCATGGACTCTGGGTGGTGGAACGTGCATTCCGTATTTCAAAAGGAACTCTGGAAATGCGTCCGATGTTTCATTTTACAGAACGTAGGATAGAGGCACATGTCTGCATTTGCTTCATCGCCTATAAGGTATATAAGGAACTGGAGCGACTCATTGCCATTAACAAGATTGGGATGAGTGTCGATAAGGTGCTTGAGGCAGCCAAAACTATCACGACAATCAGGGTAAGGATGCCTAAAAACGGGACTTACTTCACTAAGACACTCTTCTTGACGGAGAAGCACCTCGCAGTGAAACCACTTTTCGACATATCTGGCAACAAATCTTAATTTGGGTGGCGCATTGACGAAGTCAGGAGAACACTTGCGCGTTCTCCATTTTTCTTCTGTTTCCTGCTTTTTAAATTGTTCTTGTACATCTGGCTATCTTTCGGGTGAAATCTTGACATTTTAACAATTAAGAAAAGGGGGTAATTCGGAACGGCTAACATACATTTTCAGCGACAAACTTTACAAAAAGTCGCATAATCCGACTGATTAGGGGAGAAAATGATTATCTTTGCATTTGAAAATAAATAGACCTTAGAGTATGAAGAGTAACAGAGTAACAGAATTGTTCGGCATCGAATTGCCGATTATTCAAGGCGGTATGGTATGGATCAGTGGATGGCGCTTGGCTGCAGCGGTGAGCAATGCCGGTGGGCTCGGTCTGCTTGGGGCTGGTTCCATGACACCTGATTTACTGCGTGAGCATATTCAGAAAATGAAAGCGGCGACTACCAAGCCGTGGGGTGTCAACCTGCCGTTGATGAATCCGGCTACTGAGGAATTTGTAAAGATTGTGATTGACGAAAAAGTTCCGGTAGTGTTTACTTCGGCAGGCAGCCCGAAGAAATATACAGCCCTGTTCCACGAGCACGGCATCAAGGTGTGCCACGTCGTTTCAAGTTCAAAATTTGCCGGAAAATGCGAGGAGGCTGGAGTGGACGCTGTGGTCTGTGAAGGCTTCGAGGCTGGTGGTCACAACGGCAGGGAGGAGACTACGACGATGACGCTGATTCCCCAAGTGCGGAAAGCTACGTCGCTTCCGCTGATTGCTGCGGGCGGCATTGCCAGTGGCGAGGCGATATTTGCAGCCATGGCACTGGGTGCTGAAGGTGTACAGATTGGCACGCTCTTCGCCCTGACGGAGGAGAGTAGTGCTTCGGAGGCGTTCAAAACGCGCTGCACAACGTTGGAAGAAGGCGACACGATGCTCACGCTGAAGTTGCTTTCACCCACCCGACTGGTAAAAAATGCGCTCTATTGCCGCATTGATGAAGCAGAGAAAGAAGGCGCTTCGAAGGAAGATTTGCTGAAACTGGTTCCTCCAGGCTCTGCACGACGCGGCATTTTCGAAGACGACATTGAGAACGGAGAGGTGGAAATCGGTCAGATTGCTTCTGCGATAAAAGCCGTCCATCCCGTTGCAGAAGTGATGAAACGTCTTGTAGATGAGTTCCACACGGCAAAAGAAAAGTCTGCAAATTTTTAGTTTGCAGACTTTTCTATCAATCCTTTCATCCATCTTCCACGCAGCAGATGGATGAGAAATATCGTACCGCGAAATACCAGTTCGATAGCCATTGCTATCCAAACGCCCCGCAAACCATAATCCTTAGCAAGCAAAGCGGCAAGCGTCAGACGTACCAGCCACATCGAACAGAGATTGATGGCGGCAGGACGCAACGTGTCGCCAGCTCCCACGCAAACGCTATATGCAATAATCGAAGCTCCGAACATCGGCTCGGCAAAAGCTTCGATGCGCAGACAGTCGGCTCCTAAGTCACAAATAGCCTGCACCGGGGTCATCAATGCCATGAGCTGCGGAGCGGTCACAAACATCACAACACCCATAACAGCCATCACAATCATTCCGGAAAAGACGGTCATCCGCGCAAAACTATAACACAGGTCGCGACGTCCGGCACCCATGCTCTGACCGACCAACGTTGTCGCCGCCTCGCCTATTCCGTAGCCCGGCATGTAGCACAAACTCTCTGCTGTGATTGCAAACGTGTTGGCAGCGATGGCTACGTTGCCTAACGGTGCGACAATACGCGTACTGATAATCTGCGCACCGCTCATCAGAAACGACTGGGCAGCCATCGGTGCGCTGATTTTCAAAGCGTTCCGAAGGTATTCCCACACGAAAGTGAACGGCTCACGGTCTTGTTTCAACGTGAGAATATCACTGCGGAATATGGCGAAATAGGCTTGCACCGAACCGCCAATGACGATTGCCATCGCCGTTCCGAGCGCCACGCCGAGCACCCCAAGGTGGAAAACAAAAATCAAGATATAGTTGAAAACCACGTCCAACAGACACATCAGAACGCTCATGATACTCGGGATGCGCATGTTTCCACTGCATTTCAACATCGCTCCGGAGATGCTTGACAGCTGGAAGAAGGGCATGATGCACATGAACACAAAGAAGTATGTCGTCGCATCACCGGCAATGTCGGCACCGCCACCCAGCCAAAAGGGGAGTTTCCAAGAGATGGCGATGCCCACCAATGCCAACATGACGCTCAGAACAAACGTGCAAATCAACCCATGTCGGAACACCGAACGGGCTTTCTTGAAATCGTTTGCACCGATGAAATGGGCTACCTGAACGCTAAATCCCATTGAGGCAGCGGAAGTGAGATTACCAAAGAACCATGTGCTGGACTCCACCAGTCCGCAAGCAGCGGCAGCCTCCACACCGATACGTCCCACCATCGCCTGGTCAATGAAGAACATCATGACACTCGTCACCTGTGCCAATATCGAAGGTAGGCTCAACTGGAATATCAAGTTGAGCTTATCCCCTCTGTTCATCGGCAGTCCGCCGCGGATTTGTGAGAGGAGTGCTTCACTTCTCGTCTTTGAAAAAACCATTTTGGAGTTGCAAAGTTACGAAAAATCGAGAGCAGAACGAAATAAATTTATTTATTTCTTATGCCGAGATGAAGTAACTTATTTAAAGTTACGATTAAGCGAGAACAATACAAAATAAAAGTTTGGTTTTATTTTTATTGTCGAGCGTGAGGAACTTATTCAAAGTTACGATTAAGCGAGAACACGAGTTGTTGAGCTGTGCGAAAAACTTATTCAAAGTTACGATTAAGCGAGCACAGGACGAAATAAATCTATTCCATGGTCATTAGACCGAGAAAACGGATTCACTGAATTCGGGAGGATACACCGATTCGCCCGCCGCCCTTTATATATAATGTGTATTTGCCCGCCATTCCGTATGAACGGTGGTATAAAAAGTGTGACGGACAGTTCCTTTTGTTCAGAAACTGTCCGTCACGTCATCCTAATACAACCTTTTTAACTAAAAAG from the Prevotella sp. Rep29 genome contains:
- a CDS encoding DNA alkylation repair protein: MMKATEIIKYMESLYNEEQRQVLMRFFKTGKGEYGEGDEFLGLKVPQTREIVKQCKDCPLSEVPELLMSRWHEVRLCGLLLMVSQFERLSKKRLEYDGEAIRKRDEILTMYLQYADRASNWDLVDLSAPKILGAWLLLPTQLDDGTDSHKLQVLDGLARSQSLWRQRISMVCTWTTSQQGDASWCLRYAEMHLHHSHDLMHKAVGWMLREMGKRVSMDLLRGFLCRHAHEMPRTALRYAIEKMSEEERREWLRFSIKSQK
- a CDS encoding IS1634 family transposase — encoded protein: MYVRKKHNRSGSTSVVVVSKASGKYKEIKSFGSSTSEEEIHSLCDKAAAWIRSFGGQQELDFDDRKGKEVEETERFLSNIDNVLINGTRLLLDQVYDSIGFNRIPDEILRHLVIARVSQPRSKLATVDYLKSYYDEDVDLNHIYRYMDKLYNTQMELAQQISVEHTRKLFGGKIGLMFYDVTTLYFETAQTDVLREPGFSKDGKTAESQVILGLLVSEGGYPLSYSLFNGSQYEGFTMIPMIDDFKQRFNLGKDFVVVADSGLMNKNNVTLLQEAGYNYILGARIKSESASVKQWILSLEKVDKACYDYKRENGERLIVSYSDKRAKKDAYNRDRGIVRLRKAYKTGRITKSQVNKRGYNKFLEISKDIEVVISEEKIAEDCQWDGLKGYITNTDLDAERVIAEYHGLWVVERAFRISKGTLEMRPMFHFTERRIEAHVCICFIAYKVYKELERLIAINKIGMSVDKVLEAAKTITTIRVRMPKNGTYFTKTLFLTEKHLAVKPLFDISGNKS
- a CDS encoding nitronate monooxygenase family protein, translated to MKSNRVTELFGIELPIIQGGMVWISGWRLAAAVSNAGGLGLLGAGSMTPDLLREHIQKMKAATTKPWGVNLPLMNPATEEFVKIVIDEKVPVVFTSAGSPKKYTALFHEHGIKVCHVVSSSKFAGKCEEAGVDAVVCEGFEAGGHNGREETTTMTLIPQVRKATSLPLIAAGGIASGEAIFAAMALGAEGVQIGTLFALTEESSASEAFKTRCTTLEEGDTMLTLKLLSPTRLVKNALYCRIDEAEKEGASKEDLLKLVPPGSARRGIFEDDIENGEVEIGQIASAIKAVHPVAEVMKRLVDEFHTAKEKSANF
- a CDS encoding MATE family efflux transporter, translated to MVFSKTRSEALLSQIRGGLPMNRGDKLNLIFQLSLPSILAQVTSVMMFFIDQAMVGRIGVEAAAACGLVESSTWFFGNLTSAASMGFSVQVAHFIGANDFKKARSVFRHGLICTFVLSVMLALVGIAISWKLPFWLGGGADIAGDATTYFFVFMCIMPFFQLSSISGAMLKCSGNMRIPSIMSVLMCLLDVVFNYILIFVFHLGVLGVALGTAMAIVIGGSVQAYFAIFRSDILTLKQDREPFTFVWEYLRNALKISAPMAAQSFLMSGAQIISTRIVAPLGNVAIAANTFAITAESLCYMPGYGIGEAATTLVGQSMGAGRRDLCYSFARMTVFSGMIVMAVMGVVMFVTAPQLMALMTPVQAICDLGADCLRIEAFAEPMFGASIIAYSVCVGAGDTLRPAAINLCSMWLVRLTLAALLAKDYGLRGVWIAMAIELVFRGTIFLIHLLRGRWMKGLIEKSAN